One genomic window of Eriocheir sinensis breed Jianghai 21 chromosome 57, ASM2467909v1, whole genome shotgun sequence includes the following:
- the LOC126984665 gene encoding uncharacterized protein LOC126984665 isoform X3 has protein sequence MWYWCAGYPFTGSLVTYTPRSFSASVVDSGVFPMWYWCAGYPFTGSLVTYTPRSFSASVVDSGVFPMWYWCAGYPFTGSLVTYTPRSFSASVVDSGVFPMWYWCAGYPFTGSLVTYTPRSFSASVVDSGVFPMWYWYAGYPFTGSLVTYTPRSFSASVVVSGVFPMWYWCAGYPFTGSLVTYTPRSFSASVVDSGVFPMWYWCAGYPFTGSLVTYTPRSFSASVVDSGVFPMWYWCAGYPFTGSLVTYTPRSFSASVVDSGVFPMWYWCAGYPFTGSLVTYTPRSFSASVVDSGVFPMWYWCAGYPLPRCRTLHFSSLNCSSHFLFHSCSLVMSSCRKSAVKGLMRRLGYEK, from the exons atgtggtattggtgtgctggatatcccttcactggtagcctggtaacatacactcccaggtctttctctgcctctgtggtggatagtggagtgtttcccatgtggtattggtgtgctggatatcccttcactggtagcctggtaacatacactcccaggtctttctctgcctctgtggtggatagtggagtgtttcccatgtggtattggtgtgctggatatcccttcactggtagcctggtaacatacactcccaggtctttctctgcctctgtggtggatagtggagtgtttcccatgtggtattggtgtgctggatatcccttcactggtagcctggtaacatacactcccag gtctttctctgcctctgtggtggatagtggagtgtttcccatgtggtattggtatgctggatatcccttcactggtagcctggtaacatacactcccaggtctttctctgcctctgtggtggttagtggagtgtttcccatgtggtattggtgtgctggatatcccttcactggtagcctggtaacatacactcccag gtctttctctgcctctgtggtggatagtggagtgtttcccatgtggtattggtgtgctggatatcccttcactggtagcctggtaacatacactcccaggtctttctctgcctcggtggtggatagtggagtgtttcccatgtggtattggtgtgctggatatcccttcactggtagcctggtaacatacactcccaggtctttctctgcctctgtggtggatagtggagtgtttcccatgtggtattggtgtgctggatatcccttcactggtagcctggtaacatacactcccaggtctttctctgcctctgtggtggatagtggagtgtttcccatgtggtattggtgtgctggatatcccctcccaaggtgcaggactttacatttttcttcactgaattgtagcagccactttttgttccattcctgtagcttggtgatgtcttcttgtaggaaatccgcagtcaagggtttGATGAGGAGACTTgggtatgaaaaataa
- the LOC126984665 gene encoding uncharacterized protein LOC126984665 isoform X6, with amino-acid sequence MWYWCAGYPFTGSLVTYTPRSFSASVVDSGVFPMWYWCAGYPFTGSLVTYTPRSFSASVVDSGVFPMWYWCAGYPFTGSLVTYTPRSFSASVVDSGVFPMWYWCAGYPFTGSLVTYTPRSFSASVVVSGVFPMWYWCAGYPFTGSLVTYTPRSFSASVVDSGVFPMWYWCAGYPFTGSLVTYTPRSFSASVVDSGVFPMWYWCAGYPFTGSLVTYTPRSFSASVVDSGVFPMWYWCAGYPFTGSLVTYTPRSFSASVVDSGVFPMWYWCAGYPLPRCRTLHFSSLNCSSHFLFHSCSLVMSSCRKSAVKGLMRRLGYEK; translated from the exons atgtggtattggtgtgctggatatcccttcactggtagcctggtaacatacactcccaggtctttctctgcctctgtggtggatagtggagtgtttcccatgtggtattggtgtgctggatatcccttcactggtagcctggtaacatacactcccaggtctttctctgcctctgtggtggatagtggagtgtttcccatgtggtattggtgtgctggatatcccttcactggtagcctggtaacatacactcccaggtctttctctgcctctgtggtggatagtggagtgtttcccatgtggtattggtgtgctggatatcccttcactggtagcctggtaacatacactcccag gtctttctctgcctctgtggtggttagtggagtgtttcccatgtggtattggtgtgctggatatcccttcactggtagcctggtaacatacactcccag gtctttctctgcctctgtggtggatagtggagtgtttcccatgtggtattggtgtgctggatatcccttcactggtagcctggtaacatacactcccaggtctttctctgcctcggtggtggatagtggagtgtttcccatgtggtattggtgtgctggatatcccttcactggtagcctggtaacatacactcccaggtctttctctgcctctgtggtggatagtggagtgtttcccatgtggtattggtgtgctggatatcccttcactggtagcctggtaacatacactcccaggtctttctctgcctctgtggtggatagtggagtgtttcccatgtggtattggtgtgctggatatcccctcccaaggtgcaggactttacatttttcttcactgaattgtagcagccactttttgttccattcctgtagcttggtgatgtcttcttgtaggaaatccgcagtcaagggtttGATGAGGAGACTTgggtatgaaaaataa
- the LOC126984665 gene encoding uncharacterized protein LOC126984665 isoform X7 has translation MWYWCAGYPFTGSLVTYTPRSFSASVVDSGVFPMWYWCAGYPFTGSLVTYTPRSFSASVVDSGVFPMWYWCAGYPFTGSLVTYTPRSFSASVVDSGVFPMWYWYAGYPFTGSLVTYTPRSFSASVVVSGVFPMWYWCAGYPFTGSLVTYTPRSFSASVVDSGVFPMWYWCAGYPFTGSLVTYTPRSFSASVVDSGVFPMWYWCAGYPFTGSLVTYTPRSFSASVVDSGVFPMWYWCAGYPFTGSLVTYTPRSFSASVVDSGVFPMWYWCAGYPLPRCRTLHFSSLNCSSHFLFHSCSLVMSSCRKSAVKGLMRRLGYEK, from the exons atgtggtattggtgtgctggatatcccttcactggtagcctggtaacatacactcccaggtctttctctgcctctgtggtggatagtggagtgtttcccatgtggtattggtgtgctggatatcccttcactggtagcctggtaacatacactcccaggtctttctctgcctctgtggtggatagtggagtgtttcccatgtggtattggtgtgctggatatcccttcactggtagcctggtaacatacactcccag gtctttctctgcctctgtggtggatagtggagtgtttcccatgtggtattggtatgctggatatcccttcactggtagcctggtaacatacactcccaggtctttctctgcctctgtggtggttagtggagtgtttcccatgtggtattggtgtgctggatatcccttcactggtagcctggtaacatacactcccag gtctttctctgcctctgtggtggatagtggagtgtttcccatgtggtattggtgtgctggatatcccttcactggtagcctggtaacatacactcccaggtctttctctgcctcggtggtggatagtggagtgtttcccatgtggtattggtgtgctggatatcccttcactggtagcctggtaacatacactcccaggtctttctctgcctctgtggtggatagtggagtgtttcccatgtggtattggtgtgctggatatcccttcactggtagcctggtaacatacactcccaggtctttctctgcctctgtggtggatagtggagtgtttcccatgtggtattggtgtgctggatatcccctcccaaggtgcaggactttacatttttcttcactgaattgtagcagccactttttgttccattcctgtagcttggtgatgtcttcttgtaggaaatccgcagtcaagggtttGATGAGGAGACTTgggtatgaaaaataa
- the LOC126984665 gene encoding uncharacterized protein LOC126984665 isoform X8, with protein MWYWCAGYPFTGSLVTYTPRSFSASVVDSGVFPMWYWCAGYPFTGSLVTYTPRSFSASVVDSGVFPMWYWCAGYPFTGSLVTYTPRSFSASVVDSGVFPMWYWCAGYPFTGSLVTYTPRSFSASVVDSGVFPMWYWCAGYPFTGSLVTYTPKSFSASVVDSGVFPMWYWYAGYPFTGSLVTYTPRSFSASVVDSGVFPMWYWCAGYPFTGSLVTYTPRSFSASVVDSGVFPMWYWCAGYPFTGSLVTYTPRSFSASVVDSGVFPMWYWCAGYPLPRCRTLHFSSLNCSSHFLFHSCSLVMSSCRKSAVKGLMRRLGYEK; from the exons atgtggtattggtgtgctggatatcccttcactggtagcctggtaacatacactcccaggtctttctctgcctctgtggtggatagtggagtgtttcccatgtggtattggtgtgctggatatcccttcactggtagcctggtaacatacactcccaggtctttctctgcctctgtggtggatagtggagtgtttcccatgtggtattggtgtgctggatatcccttcactggtagcctggtaacatacactcccaggtctttctctgcctctgtggtggatagtggagtgtttcccatgtggtattggtgtgctggatatcccttcactggtagcctggtaacatacactcccaggtctttctctgcctctgtggtggatagtggagtgtttcccatgtggtattggtgtgctggatatcccttcactggtagcctggtaacatacactcccaa gtctttctctgcctctgtggtggatagtggagtgtttcccatgtggtattggtatgctggatatcccttcactggtagcctggtaacatacactcccag gtctttctctgcctcggtggtggatagtggagtgtttcccatgtggtattggtgtgctggatatcccttcactggtagcctggtaacatacactcccaggtctttctctgcctctgtggtggatagtggagtgtttcccatgtggtattggtgtgctggatatcccttcactggtagcctggtaacatacactcccaggtctttctctgcctctgtggtggatagtggagtgtttcccatgtggtattggtgtgctggatatcccctcccaaggtgcaggactttacatttttcttcactgaattgtagcagccactttttgttccattcctgtagcttggtgatgtcttcttgtaggaaatccgcagtcaagggtttGATGAGGAGACTTgggtatgaaaaataa
- the LOC126984665 gene encoding uncharacterized protein LOC126984665 isoform X2, which translates to MWYWCAGYPFTGSLVTYTPRSFSASVVDSGVFPMWYWCAGYPFTGSLVTYTPRSFSASVVDSGVFPMWYWCAGYPFTGSLVTYTPRSFSASVVDSGVFPMWYWCAGYPFTGSLVTYTPRSFSASVVDSGVFPMWYWCAGYPFTGSLVTYTPKSFSASVVVSGVFPMWYWCAGYPFTGSLVTYTPRSFSASVVDSGVFPMWYWCAGYPFTGSLVTYTPRSFSASVVDSGVFPMWYWCAGYPFTGSLVTYTPRSFSASVVDSGVFPMWYWCAGYPFTGSLVTYTPRSFSASVVDSGVFPMWYWCAGYPLPRCRTLHFSSLNCSSHFLFHSCSLVMSSCRKSAVKGLMRRLGYEK; encoded by the exons atgtggtattggtgtgctggatatcccttcactggtagcctggtaacatacactcccaggtctttctctgcctctgtggtggatagtggagtgtttcccatgtggtattggtgtgctggatatcccttcactggtagcctggtaacatacactcccaggtctttctctgcctctgtggtggatagtggagtgtttcccatgtggtattggtgtgctggatatcccttcactggtagcctggtaacatacactcccaggtctttctctgcctctgtggtggatagtggagtgtttcccatgtggtattggtgtgctggatatcccttcactggtagcctggtaacatacactcccaggtctttctctgcctctgtggtggatagtggagtgtttcccatgtggtattggtgtgctggatatcccttcactggtagcctggtaacatacactcccaa gtctttctctgcctctgtggtggttagtggagtgtttcccatgtggtattggtgtgctggatatcccttcactggtagcctggtaacatacactcccag gtctttctctgcctctgtggtggatagtggagtgtttcccatgtggtattggtgtgctggatatcccttcactggtagcctggtaacatacactcccaggtctttctctgcctcggtggtggatagtggagtgtttcccatgtggtattggtgtgctggatatcccttcactggtagcctggtaacatacactcccaggtctttctctgcctctgtggtggatagtggagtgtttcccatgtggtattggtgtgctggatatcccttcactggtagcctggtaacatacactcccaggtctttctctgcctctgtggtggatagtggagtgtttcccatgtggtattggtgtgctggatatcccctcccaaggtgcaggactttacatttttcttcactgaattgtagcagccactttttgttccattcctgtagcttggtgatgtcttcttgtaggaaatccgcagtcaagggtttGATGAGGAGACTTgggtatgaaaaataa
- the LOC126984665 gene encoding uncharacterized protein LOC126984665 isoform X4 — protein MWYWCAGYPFTGSLVTYTPRSFSASVVDSGVFPMWYWCAGYPFTGSLVTYTPRSFSASVVDSGVFPMWYWCAGYPFTGSLVTYTPRSFSASVVDSGVFPMWYWCAGYPFTGSLVTYTPRSFSASVVDSGVFPMWYWCAGYPFTGSLVTYTPKSFSASVVDSGVFPMWYWYAGYPFTGSLVTYTPRSFSASVVDSGVFPMWYWCAGYPFTGSLVTYTPRSFSASVVDSGVFPMWYWCAGYPFTGSLVTYTPRSFSASVVDSGVFPMWYWCAGYPFTGSLVTYTPRSFSASVVDSGVFPMWYWCAGYPLPRCRTLHFSSLNCSSHFLFHSCSLVMSSCRKSAVKGLMRRLGYEK, from the exons atgtggtattggtgtgctggatatcccttcactggtagcctggtaacatacactcccaggtctttctctgcctctgtggtggatagtggagtgtttcccatgtggtattggtgtgctggatatcccttcactggtagcctggtaacatacactcccaggtctttctctgcctctgtggtggatagtggagtgtttcccatgtggtattggtgtgctggatatcccttcactggtagcctggtaacatacactcccaggtctttctctgcctctgtggtggatagtggagtgtttcccatgtggtattggtgtgctggatatcccttcactggtagcctggtaacatacactcccaggtctttctctgcctctgtggtggatagtggagtgtttcccatgtggtattggtgtgctggatatcccttcactggtagcctggtaacatacactcccaa gtctttctctgcctctgtggtggatagtggagtgtttcccatgtggtattggtatgctggatatcccttcactggtagcctggtaacatacactcccag gtctttctctgcctctgtggtggatagtggagtgtttcccatgtggtattggtgtgctggatatcccttcactggtagcctggtaacatacactcccaggtctttctctgcctcggtggtggatagtggagtgtttcccatgtggtattggtgtgctggatatcccttcactggtagcctggtaacatacactcccaggtctttctctgcctctgtggtggatagtggagtgtttcccatgtggtattggtgtgctggatatcccttcactggtagcctggtaacatacactcccaggtctttctctgcctctgtggtggatagtggagtgtttcccatgtggtattggtgtgctggatatcccctcccaaggtgcaggactttacatttttcttcactgaattgtagcagccactttttgttccattcctgtagcttggtgatgtcttcttgtaggaaatccgcagtcaagggtttGATGAGGAGACTTgggtatgaaaaataa
- the LOC126984665 gene encoding uncharacterized protein LOC126984665 isoform X9 — protein MWYWCAGYPFTGSLVTYTPRSFSASVVDSGVFPMWYWCAGYPFTGSLVTYTPRSFSASVVDSGVFPMWYWCAGYPFTGSLVTYTPRSFSASVVDSGVFPMWYWCAGYPFTGSLVTYTPRSFSASVVDSGVFPMWYWCAGYPFTGSLVTYTPKSFSASVVDSGVFPMWYWYAGYPFTGSLVTYTPRSFSASVVVSGVFPMWYWCAGYPFTGSLVTYTPRSFSASVVDSGVFPMWYWCAGYPFTGSLVTYTPRSFSASVVDSGVFPMWYWCAGYPLPRCRTLHFSSLNCSSHFLFHSCSLVMSSCRKSAVKGLMRRLGYEK, from the exons atgtggtattggtgtgctggatatcccttcactggtagcctggtaacatacactcccaggtctttctctgcctctgtggtggatagtggagtgtttcccatgtggtattggtgtgctggatatcccttcactggtagcctggtaacatacactcccaggtctttctctgcctctgtggtggatagtggagtgtttcccatgtggtattggtgtgctggatatcccttcactggtagcctggtaacatacactcccaggtctttctctgcctctgtggtggatagtggagtgtttcccatgtggtattggtgtgctggatatcccttcactggtagcctggtaacatacactcccaggtctttctctgcctctgtggtggatagtggagtgtttcccatgtggtattggtgtgctggatatcccttcactggtagcctggtaacatacactcccaa gtctttctctgcctctgtggtggatagtggagtgtttcccatgtggtattggtatgctggatatcccttcactggtagcctggtaacatacactcccaggtctttctctgcctctgtggtggttagtggagtgtttcccatgtggtattggtgtgctggatatcccttcactggtagcctggtaacatacactcccag gtctttctctgcctctgtggtggatagtggagtgtttcccatgtggtattggtgtgctggatatcccttcactggtagcctggtaacatacactcccaggtctttctctgcctctgtggtggatagtggagtgtttcccatgtggtattggtgtgctggatatcccctcccaaggtgcaggactttacatttttcttcactgaattgtagcagccactttttgttccattcctgtagcttggtgatgtcttcttgtaggaaatccgcagtcaagggtttGATGAGGAGACTTgggtatgaaaaataa
- the LOC126984665 gene encoding uncharacterized protein LOC126984665 isoform X1: MWYWCAGYPFTGSLVTYTPRSFSASVVDSGVFPMWYWCAGYPFTGSLVTYTPRSFSASVVDSGVFPMWYWCAGYPFTGSLVTYTPRSFSASVVDSGVFPMWYWCAGYPFTGSLVTYTPRSFSASVVDSGVFPMWYWCAGYPFTGSLVTYTPKSFSASVVDSGVFPMWYWYAGYPFTGSLVTYTPRSFSASVVVSGVFPMWYWCAGYPFTGSLVTYTPRSFSASVVDSGVFPMWYWCAGYPFTGSLVTYTPRSFSASVVDSGVFPMWYWCAGYPFTGSLVTYTPRSFSASVVDSGVFPMWYWCAGYPFTGSLVTYTPRSFSASVVDSGVFPMWYWCAGYPLPRCRTLHFSSLNCSSHFLFHSCSLVMSSCRKSAVKGLMRRLGYEK; this comes from the exons atgtggtattggtgtgctggatatcccttcactggtagcctggtaacatacactcccaggtctttctctgcctctgtggtggatagtggagtgtttcccatgtggtattggtgtgctggatatcccttcactggtagcctggtaacatacactcccaggtctttctctgcctctgtggtggatagtggagtgtttcccatgtggtattggtgtgctggatatcccttcactggtagcctggtaacatacactcccaggtctttctctgcctctgtggtggatagtggagtgtttcccatgtggtattggtgtgctggatatcccttcactggtagcctggtaacatacactcccaggtctttctctgcctctgtggtggatagtggagtgtttcccatgtggtattggtgtgctggatatcccttcactggtagcctggtaacatacactcccaa gtctttctctgcctctgtggtggatagtggagtgtttcccatgtggtattggtatgctggatatcccttcactggtagcctggtaacatacactcccaggtctttctctgcctctgtggtggttagtggagtgtttcccatgtggtattggtgtgctggatatcccttcactggtagcctggtaacatacactcccag gtctttctctgcctctgtggtggatagtggagtgtttcccatgtggtattggtgtgctggatatcccttcactggtagcctggtaacatacactcccaggtctttctctgcctcggtggtggatagtggagtgtttcccatgtggtattggtgtgctggatatcccttcactggtagcctggtaacatacactcccaggtctttctctgcctctgtggtggatagtggagtgtttcccatgtggtattggtgtgctggatatcccttcactggtagcctggtaacatacactcccaggtctttctctgcctctgtggtggatagtggagtgtttcccatgtggtattggtgtgctggatatcccctcccaaggtgcaggactttacatttttcttcactgaattgtagcagccactttttgttccattcctgtagcttggtgatgtcttcttgtaggaaatccgcagtcaagggtttGATGAGGAGACTTgggtatgaaaaataa
- the LOC126984665 gene encoding uncharacterized protein LOC126984665 isoform X5 — MWYWCAGYPFTGSLVTYTPRSFSASVVDSGVFPMWYWCAGYPFTGSLVTYTPRSFSASVVDSGVFPMWYWCAGYPFTGSLVTYTPRSFSASVVDSGVFPMWYWCAGYPFTGSLVTYTPRSFSASVVDSGVFPMWYWCAGYPFTGSLVTYTPKSFSASVVDSGVFPMWYWCAGYPFTGSLVTYTPRSFSASVVDSGVFPMWYWCAGYPFTGSLVTYTPRSFSASVVDSGVFPMWYWCAGYPFTGSLVTYTPRSFSASVVDSGVFPMWYWCAGYPLPRCRTLHFSSLNCSSHFLFHSCSLVMSSCRKSAVKGLMRRLGYEK, encoded by the exons atgtggtattggtgtgctggatatcccttcactggtagcctggtaacatacactcccaggtctttctctgcctctgtggtggatagtggagtgtttcccatgtggtattggtgtgctggatatcccttcactggtagcctggtaacatacactcccaggtctttctctgcctctgtggtggatagtggagtgtttcccatgtggtattggtgtgctggatatcccttcactggtagcctggtaacatacactcccaggtctttctctgcctctgtggtggatagtggagtgtttcccatgtggtattggtgtgctggatatcccttcactggtagcctggtaacatacactcccaggtctttctctgcctctgtggtggatagtggagtgtttcccatgtggtattggtgtgctggatatcccttcactggtagcctggtaacatacactcccaa gtctttctctgcctctgtggtggatagtggagtgtttcccatgtggtattggtgtgctggatatcccttcactggtagcctggtaacatacactcccaggtctttctctgcctcggtggtggatagtggagtgtttcccatgtggtattggtgtgctggatatcccttcactggtagcctggtaacatacactcccaggtctttctctgcctctgtggtggatagtggagtgtttcccatgtggtattggtgtgctggatatcccttcactggtagcctggtaacatacactcccaggtctttctctgcctctgtggtggatagtggagtgtttcccatgtggtattggtgtgctggatatcccctcccaaggtgcaggactttacatttttcttcactgaattgtagcagccactttttgttccattcctgtagcttggtgatgtcttcttgtaggaaatccgcagtcaagggtttGATGAGGAGACTTgggtatgaaaaataa